One part of the Enterococcus sp. DIV1094 genome encodes these proteins:
- a CDS encoding ASCH domain-containing protein has product MNLKAQEYWEHFCSKNGVAHASLYEILAFGNTKEHADELADLVLAGKKTGTSSGYELYQIDNEPLPKVGDYSVVVNGSDVPMGIIQTVEVAIVPWKEITEEQAATEGEGDLSLAYWQKGHYKYFKPYYEEHGLLLNEETKIVFERFRLVDRYQPNE; this is encoded by the coding sequence ATGAATCTAAAAGCACAAGAATATTGGGAACATTTTTGCTCAAAAAACGGTGTGGCGCACGCGTCACTCTATGAAATTCTTGCTTTTGGCAATACGAAAGAACACGCAGATGAATTAGCTGATCTGGTTTTAGCTGGAAAGAAAACGGGGACAAGCTCGGGTTATGAATTGTACCAGATAGATAATGAACCACTACCTAAAGTTGGTGATTACTCTGTAGTTGTGAATGGGTCTGATGTACCGATGGGGATTATTCAAACGGTCGAAGTAGCGATCGTACCTTGGAAAGAAATCACCGAAGAACAGGCAGCTACGGAGGGGGAAGGCGATCTATCTCTTGCTTATTGGCAAAAGGGGCATTACAAGTATTTCAAACCTTATTATGAAGAACATGGACTCTTGCTCAATGAAGAAACGAAAATCGTCTTTGAACGATTCAGACTAGTTGATCGATATCAGCCGAATGAGTAA